AGCTAATACTCTtcagtgcgtgtgcgcgtgtattGGCCACCGCTTAACTGTAGCAGGTCATTTTTTTGCCGTAACCACGgcaactcatttttttttccatcacgcAACACAAAGGCTAACATGATATTTGCTTGTGGCAATACTATGCATGCTACTGCTCTTGATGGAGCACTAACTCATGTAATAGATACTAACCTCCTTGAAAGCGTTTTGTTCCTTCAAGAGGGATTTAATAGAAttgacatgtttttatttatgaagGCACTGATCATGTTAATGGTTTCTATTgatggggaaaatgaagcttcatattTACTTCATGAAGCAGTTGTATTGTATTTGAACCATATGTATTTTccgactcctctagatggcactcgcTGTTCAACAAAGACTACGCTGACTTGCCATTTTTTTAAAGCCCTATATTTAAACCAAATGTAGTGAAGGCCTATGTCAGAAAGGCACAACCCACCTCTgtatttcaatcatttttgtcaaatttaaaaaagaattagATGAAAAACAATGATTTATAATTTTAGTTCGGCCATTCTGccaaaatggaaagaaaacaaaagctcaAGTAGCATAGCGACTCCACCATCGTCTCGCCTTGTGTGTCCAATTTGGCAAGGGAACAATCCCTAAATAATTGACCGGCTGTGTAATCAGCATGTGCGCTTAGCTTTGCTGTTAGCCAGCATCACTGTTGTCAGCTAGTGAAGCATGTTATTGCTTATAGCCTGAGGAAGATGGTTGTAAACGACATTATGGCACTGAACTATAGAAGGGAGTGTCTCCTCTCTACTGGACATTGGCAAGCATGCATGTCCTCTTTTCCACGGGTTGGAATATGAAAAGTAGTTTGTGTGTACACTGTGAGCTGCAGCGCAGGTGTATTGGTTAATGGTTAGTGCATTGTCTCTTTGCATTTGAGCTTTTTGGGATGTTATGAATCACACATGCAAATACTGAATCTTACTGGCAACCTTTCAAGCAGTCACATGACCTCACTTGTCCGGTCTCATCAAAATGAGAGAGCATTAACACATCCTCATGTCACCCTGAGGTGTGAGCGTGTCTGGAAATATTTGTGTCCTTACGTCACAATCAAAGCTGGATTGAATTCTGCAACAGGATTATATTCTTGATGTGCTCTCATTTAGTTGCCATCAAGTATCTGAAACAATGAGATAATAAAGAAGTAAATCTGATGGCAGTCCTATAAAAGGGAGAAAGTGTGGTGGGAGGGTCCCACAAAGTTCGAAGCTACAACTATTGTTTTGTAATCACTGTCGCTGGTATGCAGAGAAACCTGCCTGTGCCTGTGATGCATTTCAAAGCTCACACAAACGCAGGAATTCCTGCAAGGGTCTTTTCAATGTGCTTGCCTTTGACATGGGAGGACCTTTAGATGCATATCATACATATTCCCCAGATGCTTTTCTTAGCCTCCAATTGTTTCTGTTCATGCTTGAGTATTACGTAAGCAGCTCAActttcaaagtctgattttaaAGGGGATGTCAACTCAAATATGCTCTTTGTAATTTGTTCTATGCGGCACCACTCGTCAAAACAGTATTACAAGTATTATATATTTGTGGAGACTAGTAACTGGTCATGAATCAGGATTAACTAAATAAGCAGGAGGCCACAAGTTGCTTCATGTTCCAAATAATTTGCTcttaatttgaaaagaaaaaggttcTCCTCCTGTCACCAATGAAATGAAGACTTTTACAAAAACATCATATACCCTTTGTTTAAGTATAAAACATGATGTTCTTATCTTGCCGAATACTAACCAGGATGAACTATGAAGATATGTGAGCTTTGTGTGCCGTCTATATCCATAGACATACATTACACACATTTGCTCAcgtgataaaaaataaataaataaattccagTACTCCAGCACGCAACCTGAGGACTTCCCTTTGGAAGCAATTCCTGACATGCATTCGCTTACTCCTTTTCATTGTCTCTTTCCCGCTCTCTCTCGCTGGCCCAGATAATGCAAAGGAACAGAGgaaggaaaaatatatatatataagatagAGAGGATGCATCCCCGTGTACTATAAATAACCTAGTCAAACTGTGTTGCTAAGGCTGGCTCAGCAGCTTCTCTTTCATCATTTCTTCTAGCCCTTCGTCGCtctctacaccccccccccccccccacctccacctCACCCCACATAATAAGTGCGAAACATGGCACGGTGTCAATATTCGGGTGCAGTGATGCCAACTGAGTCGTTTGTGCGCTTCATATGCAACATTTCCTGTTCCACTTTTCAACGGCAAAGCTGTTAGCCCGGAAGAGCACATTTAAATATGAATATAAAAATGTTGCCATGCATTCTAATCAACTTGAGTCAGAGGAGCATATTACAATACATTtcaatacatctttatttatatagcactttcACAACGTATGGGTTTGGAGATAATAGGAGACAGGAATTTTATTGAGAAGCAACCAATGGCTGCAGCTACAAAACGAGGATGCGCTGACTGTGCTAAGCCAAGCAGAGGCCCTCATTCACCTTGTGTTTGTAtgcatgttaaaaaaacaaaaaaactttgccATCAATTCATGAACGGAGTTGGTGCCTTCCTGAGGGAGGCAGCACCATCTTGTGGCTAAGATCAACATTGCATGATTGcgtctctctttctttctggcAACAGAAGAGTGAGAAAAAGGAGGAAGAGCAGGGGGATGTAAAAGACCTTCCTGAAGGAGAGGTGAACACCAGGATAGAAGAATATAACTCCAGAGTGTCAGAGAATGGCATGAAATTGGTGAGTTGTCATGTCCTGATCTTTTCAAAATTACAAATATAAGAGAACTCGGGAAAGGATATTAGAAAACATTTAATTGTGCAGTAATCCTTTTCACAAAATTCTTTCAAACTTTGCTAGCTTCATGCTAATGCAAACAAACATTGACAAGCTAAGGCCAGTGCAAAATGAAATCCACCCTTCTTTGTGCTTGCAGGCTTCAGACGGCTCCTACACGGGTTTCATCAAAGTCCATCTTAGGCTCAGTCGACCCGTCACAGTAGAGGAGTCGGTCCTGGGAGCTCCTGATGGCTCCCCATCAGAACGCCAAGACTGTCGGCAGGGTGAGGACAGAACCTCCTTCTACCTCCCATGTGACTGCGTGAAACAGTTGCACATCAGTTCCATGACGACAACCAGAGAGGTCATCCAGGGCTTGCTGAAGAAGTTCATGGTGTTGGACAACCCTCGCAAGTTTGCCTTGTACAGACAAACGCATCGTGATGGACAAGGTGAGTAAACACCTCGAAATGTCACACAAACATACAATGGAACACATTCTAATTGGttaggttttgtttttgtcagatcTGTTCCAGAAACTTCCTCTGTGCGAACGTCCCCTTCTTCTCCGACTATTAGCAGGGCCTGACCCAGAGCAGCTCAGTTTTGTCCTCAAGGAAAACGAGACTGGAGAAGTGGAGGTGACCAAGCACACATTTGTTTACATTGATTAGCCAAGGctgtgctgccatcttgtggcatcttaggACATTATAGGAGTACAAAAACTGCAACTATCTTAGTTTGGCATCAGCACTTGTCCTAAACCTTGGTGGTCTTGTTTAGAATGAAAAGCCATTGACACCCAAACGACTAACCTAAAAATAATGTGCATTTTATCAACAGTGGCATGCCTTCTCCGTCCCAGAGCTCCAAAACTTCCTGGTCATTCTGGACAAAGAGGAGGCGGAGCGTGTGCGAGCCGTGCAGTCTAAATATACAATGTATAAGCGCAGACTTCAGCAAGCTCTACAGCAACACGACCCCTGACCCCCCCGTCCTCACCTGGTACCATGTGACCTCAACACGGGGAGAGATTTAACCCTTTCAACACTGAATGGCCACCTTTCACCGCTCCAGTGACCTGCCATCTattcaaacagacacacacgggCTTTCtcaggacacatagtacacacgcacacacactctttgCTCCAGGAGACTTTCGGGGTGTTGGGACTTTAGCAAGACTGGGACTACAGAGTGTTGTATTGCATTTAAGAATGACCCCTTCTCTTCCTGCTACTGCTGCTACTGCAAAGTGTTACTTATGCATGAGTCTCTTTCAGCTCCCAAACATAACCAGACACCCATTTAGAATGAAATTGAACGCATGATTACCTTAGTAGAATGAAAGGACAATCATTGCGAGTGTGTTTTCTTTCACTGAAATGTTGGCTGTGATGCGCAAGAATTAGGTGTTCATTTGATTGCTTGAATAGAAGACGAGGGATGGAGTTGTGCGAAACGTTCAGGGCTGTCTGgtgaacaaagaaaaaaagcttgaaAAGCAATTTATTCAATCCTAGAGTTCGGCAAGTGATAAGTGTGTGTAATAAGGTCCAGCCTCCTTTCAGGTGACGAATGTCTGAGGTCCTCCTGCAATTGAAGCCATTTTGTGACTCAAAAACACTGTTTGTGCACATTGGATGATTATGTTTGCAGCAAACTCAGAGGAACACATCCAACATGGTGATTTTAAAATGTGGCAAACACATTTGTATGCTTTTTCAATTGACAAGTGGCGCTTACATTGACCAGCCCCAACATTTGGCACGGAAGTTTTCAGAGAGCTCGTCGAGTGTGCTGTTTATTTAACAAATGTTTTCTATTGTGGTTGTAGTCATTATAATCCTAGCCGTATCTAATTACACATAATTATTGGCTCACAAGTGgttattaaatatttttggcTGTACCAGTACTACAAGTTTGATCAGATTGTGCTAAACTCATTttaagactaaaaaaaacaaatctatcTTAAGAAAAGGCTGTGGGCAGAAAAAGAAGATAAACCACCAGTTTGAAATTTATACAGGTAACTTCCACATGAATTAAAAGTAACAAAGAGAAAATCATCATGAGGGTTATGATGTGCCAATGATGGGTTTGTGATGCATACCATGTGATAACTACCCAAAGTAGACACTGGAAAATCATGGTTTGTTGTGTTATGATGAATATCATTGTTCTTTTGGCATCATCGTGCGTGTGGAGATAatgtgaatttttctttttttaaattttctctCACACATGCTCATGTGGCCTCTTATCAAAACGTGCATAGTGTGCATGACTTCCATCTTCCAATTAAGTTGCATGAATGATAAATTTGACTTCAAATCATCGTTTTAAGCAATTTCATGTAATATTTTAACCAAAGAATTTAATAAATTCTCACATAATTATGTTtagtcattttaaaataaatgataaGATGCCACTTGTCCATTAGCACTTTGTTAGCTTAATACCATAGTTGCATGAGTCATATTTGGACATTTTTGGTAAACAAGAGTTCAGGTATCTCGATTTAACTCAACGTGGTATCACAACCTGACCGACAGAGAATctacacagatttttttttttttggactggtGATTTTGCTATTAAGCTAACGAAATGCTTGTTCTACTGTGTAAAAGTAGAGCTGACCCTGCAGGCAGTGCCTTTTGTTCCCCGTGTGCTGATGTAACTGCACATGTGCCCAATGGATGAAGTTTGTCCCCGAATACGCCAGGCGGCTCCTCCGTATGCGTGCGCTTGTATGTATGCAAATATTTGGTTTTCTTTGAACTACTGTCACATGTTACTTCACTCTCTTCCATTATTTGTCATTCCAACAAACCATGTAGGCGTGTGTCTGACTgactgttatttatgtaattataTGCCCAAGGGTTGAGGCGTTGGTTGTCACGCTTTTTGACAACTTCTTTCATTTGACTTGAAAAGCGTGTGATAATTATATCAATAGCGATGTACAGACTATCAaagtgaaataataataataaaaaaaaagttagctcTTTATGGAAATCATCTTGATGGGTTTGTCATTTATAGTGTGATTATTGCATACCAGTGTTGGATGGTTCTGTCGCCTTCTCGAGCTCGTATTTCAGGTTTTTTTCCCTTGTACTACATGACTCCACGTGGATAGACAGATTTACTCTTGAGCAAAAATACACCATAGGTGGGATTAGGTTTCAAAAATTCCTTCCGCACAGATGGTCTTCCCATAAAGTTGCAAACGACATCAAATAAATGAAAGGAGAATTTAAAAGCGTCACAAAATCAGATCAACAACTTTACTCATCATAAACTATAATCCCCGCTCATCTAAAAACATAATGCACACATATGTGTGCACACAGAATAAATTTATCAGAACATCAGCCACAACAGAAGGTGATGATGTCACATGTTGGCCTTGGTGCAAATGCATGCAAAATCCTCAAGTTGTGATTTCGTGTTCACAGGTCTGTGATTTAGAATGCTGACACTTACACCTTGACCTCTTTGGAAAGAAG
This genomic interval from Syngnathus typhle isolate RoL2023-S1 ecotype Sweden linkage group LG11, RoL_Styp_1.0, whole genome shotgun sequence contains the following:
- the rassf5 gene encoding ras association domain-containing protein 5 isoform X2, giving the protein MTVNTEPTPSMTSSNSMSSGYCSLDDENEDFTFFTAKTSFFRKPGQSVKKSEKKEEEQGDVKDLPEGEVNTRIEEYNSRVSENGMKLASDGSYTGFIKVHLRLSRPVTVEESVLGAPDGSPSERQDCRQGEDRTSFYLPCDCVKQLHISSMTTTREVIQGLLKKFMVLDNPRKFALYRQTHRDGQDLFQKLPLCERPLLLRLLAGPDPEQLSFVLKENETGEVEWHAFSVPELQNFLVILDKEEAERVRAVQSKYTMYKRRLQQALQQHDP
- the rassf5 gene encoding ras association domain-containing protein 5 isoform X3, with the protein product MKLASDGSYTGFIKVHLRLSRPVTVEESVLGAPDGSPSERQDCRQGEDRTSFYLPCDCVKQLHISSMTTTREVIQGLLKKFMVLDNPRKFALYRQTHRDGQDLFQKLPLCERPLLLRLLAGPDPEQLSFVLKENETGEVEWHAFSVPELQNFLVILDKEEAERVRAVQSKYTMYKRRLQQALQQHDP